In Bactrocera oleae isolate idBacOlea1 chromosome 5, idBacOlea1, whole genome shotgun sequence, a genomic segment contains:
- the LOC106619326 gene encoding carnosine N-methyltransferase isoform X2, with translation MSDIQQPSSSRKHSPTNTSGSKLATDPPMLNLEEAEEDRKHMQKIVAALRYYQKYCYARVNKTESYLNSLPKRHQDMLVKYRNHLRVIRDCIDENQKVIKKMLRDNVGFMDMGGSDYLIQQDSDGHTTKIRHQDMEHAQSTLKLIARDWSTACAEEREQSYKPIIDAVEEFFKPGEFELNEIKILVPGAGLGRLTYELACRGYECEGNEFSYFMLIASYFVLNLCTEENKYTLYPWVHQYVNNLRMADQVAPIRFPDICPAKNPPKGNIMIAAGDFLEVYKTPNCYDCVATCFFIDCGNNIVDFIEAIFRILKPGGIWVNLGPLLYHFSDIQGENSIEPTFENLELIIKMVGFEFLRCQTGMRTKYAQNPQSMLKSEYESLFWVCRKPENAIDNTDDLSQRDDDIDESGCGGNSSSNTNNHYVDIYSNGYKNAYQHQ, from the exons ATGAGTGATATTCAACAGCCGTCAAGCTCAAGAAAGCATTCTCCCACAAATACAAGCGGCAGTAAACTTGCTACCGATCCGCCTATGCTCAATCTTGAAGAGGCGGAGGAAGATCGCAAGCATATGCAAAAAATTGTAGCGGCCTTGCGTTATTATca aaaatattgCTATGCGCGCGTAAACAAGACTGAAAGCTACCTCAATAGTCTTCCCAAACGTCATCAGGATATGTTGGTTAAATATCGCAATCATTTGCGTGTGATAAGAGACTGCATTGATGAAAATCAAAAGGTCATTAAGAAAATGTTGCGTGACAATGTTGGATTTATGGATATGGGTGGATCTGATTATTTGATACAGCAGGACAGTGATGGCCATACTACAAAAATAAGGCATCAAGATATGGAACAC gccCAAtcgacattaaaattaattgcgcGCGATTGGAGTACAGCCTGCGCAGAGGAACGTGAGCAGTCATACAAACCAATCATCGACGCGGTTGAGGAATTCTTCAAGCCTGGCGAATt TGAACTCAACGAGATAAAAATTCTTGTGCCTGGCGCCGGACTTGGCCGTCTAACCTACGAGCTTGCCTGCCGCGGTTATGAATGTGAAGgcaatgaattttcatatttcatgtTAATTGCCTCATATTTTGTCTTAAATCT ttgcACTGAGGAAAATAAATACACACTCTACCCCTGGGTGCatcaatatgtaaataatttgcgCATGGCCGACCAGGTGGCGCCTATACGCTTTCCCGATATTTGTCCGGCGAAAAATCCACCGAAGGGCAATATAATGATAGCGGCGGGCGATTTCTTGGAG GTCTACAAAACGCCAAACTGCTATGATTGTGTCGCGACATGCTTCTTTATTGACTGTGGCAATAATATTGTGGACTTTATTGAAGCTATTTTTAG aatATTAAAACCCGGCGGTATTTGGGTAAATTTGGGTCCACTACTCTACCATTTCAGCGATATACAAGGTGAAAATAGTATTGAACCAACTTTCGAGAACCTGGAGTTAATCATAAAAATGGTTGGTTTTGAATTTCTGCGTTGCCAGACTGGTATGCGCACCAAATATGCACAGAATCCACAGTCTATGCTAAAAAGTGAATACGAAAGCTTGTTTTGGGTTTGTCGAAAACCAGAAAATGCAATCGACAACACCGACGATTTGTCGCAACGCGACGATGATATAGATGAGTCCGGCTGTGGCGGTAATAGCAGTAGCAACACAAATAATCactatgtagatatatacagCAATGGCTATAAAAATGCTTACCAGCATCAATAG
- the LOC106619326 gene encoding carnosine N-methyltransferase isoform X1: MSDIQQPSSSRKHSPTNTSGSKLATDPPMLNLEEAEEDRKHMQKIVAALRYYQKYCYARVNKTESYLNSLPKRHQDMLVKYRNHLRVIRDCIDENQKVIKKMLRDNVGFMDMGGSDYLIQQDSDGHTTKIRHQDMEHATEQADVEPFKILKAQSTLKLIARDWSTACAEEREQSYKPIIDAVEEFFKPGEFELNEIKILVPGAGLGRLTYELACRGYECEGNEFSYFMLIASYFVLNLCTEENKYTLYPWVHQYVNNLRMADQVAPIRFPDICPAKNPPKGNIMIAAGDFLEVYKTPNCYDCVATCFFIDCGNNIVDFIEAIFRILKPGGIWVNLGPLLYHFSDIQGENSIEPTFENLELIIKMVGFEFLRCQTGMRTKYAQNPQSMLKSEYESLFWVCRKPENAIDNTDDLSQRDDDIDESGCGGNSSSNTNNHYVDIYSNGYKNAYQHQ; encoded by the exons ATGAGTGATATTCAACAGCCGTCAAGCTCAAGAAAGCATTCTCCCACAAATACAAGCGGCAGTAAACTTGCTACCGATCCGCCTATGCTCAATCTTGAAGAGGCGGAGGAAGATCGCAAGCATATGCAAAAAATTGTAGCGGCCTTGCGTTATTATca aaaatattgCTATGCGCGCGTAAACAAGACTGAAAGCTACCTCAATAGTCTTCCCAAACGTCATCAGGATATGTTGGTTAAATATCGCAATCATTTGCGTGTGATAAGAGACTGCATTGATGAAAATCAAAAGGTCATTAAGAAAATGTTGCGTGACAATGTTGGATTTATGGATATGGGTGGATCTGATTATTTGATACAGCAGGACAGTGATGGCCATACTACAAAAATAAGGCATCAAGATATGGAACAC GCAACAGAGCAAGCTGATGTTgaaccttttaaaattttaaaggccCAAtcgacattaaaattaattgcgcGCGATTGGAGTACAGCCTGCGCAGAGGAACGTGAGCAGTCATACAAACCAATCATCGACGCGGTTGAGGAATTCTTCAAGCCTGGCGAATt TGAACTCAACGAGATAAAAATTCTTGTGCCTGGCGCCGGACTTGGCCGTCTAACCTACGAGCTTGCCTGCCGCGGTTATGAATGTGAAGgcaatgaattttcatatttcatgtTAATTGCCTCATATTTTGTCTTAAATCT ttgcACTGAGGAAAATAAATACACACTCTACCCCTGGGTGCatcaatatgtaaataatttgcgCATGGCCGACCAGGTGGCGCCTATACGCTTTCCCGATATTTGTCCGGCGAAAAATCCACCGAAGGGCAATATAATGATAGCGGCGGGCGATTTCTTGGAG GTCTACAAAACGCCAAACTGCTATGATTGTGTCGCGACATGCTTCTTTATTGACTGTGGCAATAATATTGTGGACTTTATTGAAGCTATTTTTAG aatATTAAAACCCGGCGGTATTTGGGTAAATTTGGGTCCACTACTCTACCATTTCAGCGATATACAAGGTGAAAATAGTATTGAACCAACTTTCGAGAACCTGGAGTTAATCATAAAAATGGTTGGTTTTGAATTTCTGCGTTGCCAGACTGGTATGCGCACCAAATATGCACAGAATCCACAGTCTATGCTAAAAAGTGAATACGAAAGCTTGTTTTGGGTTTGTCGAAAACCAGAAAATGCAATCGACAACACCGACGATTTGTCGCAACGCGACGATGATATAGATGAGTCCGGCTGTGGCGGTAATAGCAGTAGCAACACAAATAATCactatgtagatatatacagCAATGGCTATAAAAATGCTTACCAGCATCAATAG
- the Smyd3 gene encoding histone-lysine N-methyltransferase SMYD3, with product MPTFLRTQECDKLLVAFRSAELLASNALKATSDIKCSGRCNKQANSSMKSNIRNGKAIKRGDRLLTEKPFVFVLQSRYRKERCDNCLQSCKVLKCANCQYVYYCSRDCQMQSWVLHKIECPLLKRIYPRNVPDAARMLCKLIIKLDKGGDLVRGYYTETCSRRFRDMMSHYAEIKNDERRLEHLESLYGVLQEMMGDSVIVPNLTELTSLYGRLITNGFSILDPEMNSIATAIYLGVSVTDHSCKPNAVATFEGTTLHIHAIEDIECLDWSKIFISYIDLLNTPAQRRAELQANYYFFCICAKCTNTEETHEMLAAACANKNCNELLDINLNNCPRCDAGVSPKHRNAYNEAMTITKTHLENMKDIAYLDVCKLCLAKQKGFLHPLNVWHLKTLDAAFEAAIDVAKWAEALEFGMELVPGFRKYYGDWHPLLGMLHLKIGKIQLYKSQLTAAINNLKEAQKILQVTHGLDHSLIRDQLQHMLAQAVTESA from the exons ATGCCAACTTTTTTACGCACGCAAGAGTGTGACAAGCTTTTAGTGGCTTTCCGCAGCGCAGAGCTACTGGCGTCAAACGCTTTAAAAGCTACTTCCGATATTAAATGCAGTGGGAGGTGCAATAAACAGGCGAATAGCAGTATGAAGTCCAATATAAGAAATGGCAAAGCCATTAAACGTGGCGATCGCCTGCTAACCGaaaaaccttttgtatttgtgctgCAATCCAGATATCGCAAAGAGCGTTGCGACAACTGCTTGCAATC tTGCAAAGTGCTGAAATGCGCCAACTGCCAATATGTGTATTACTGTAGTCGTGACTGCCAAATGCAAAGTTGGGTGCTGCATAAAATCGAATGTCCATTGCTGAAGCGCATTTATCCACGTAATGTGCCTGATGCCGCCCGCATGCTTTGTAAGCTAATCATAAAATTGGACAAAGGTGGCGATCTAGTGCGTGGTTATTACACAGAAACCTGCTCGCGACGCTTCCGTGATATGATGTCCC ATTATGCCGAGATTAAGAATGATGAACGACGTCTAGAGCATTTGGAGTCTTTATATGGAGTGCTGCAGGAAATGATGGGTGACAGTGTTATCGTGCCAAATCTAACGGAATTGACAAGTCTCTATGGCAGG TTAATCACAAATGGCTTCAGCATACTCGATCCCGAAATGAATTCAATTGCCACTGCAATTTATCTTGGTGTCTCAGTTACTGATCATAGTTGCAAACCAAATGCGGTTGCCACCTTTGAAGGTACTACGCTGCATATACATGCAATCGAAGATATCGAATGTTTGGATTGGTCCAAG ATCTTTATCAGCTATATAGATTTATTGAACACGCCGGCACAACGGCGGGCTGAACTGCAAGCAAATTACTATTTCTTCTGTATATGTGCAAAATGCACAAATACAGAAGAAACGCACGAAATGCTTGCAGCCGCTTGCGCCAATAAGAATTGTAATGAACTTTTGGATATAAATCTCAATAATTGCCCACGCTGTGACGCTGGCGTCAGCCCGAAACACCGCAATGCCTACAACGAAGCAATGACAATCACAAAAACACACTTGGAGAATATGAAGGATATTGCCT ATCTGGATGTGTGCAAATTATGCCTTGCTAAGCAAAAAGGGTTTCTGCATCCACTAAATGTTTGGCATTTAAAGACATTAGACGCGGCCTTTGAAGCCGCTATTGATGTTGCTAAGTGGGCAGAAGCTTTAGAGTTTGGCATGGAGCTCGTGCCAGGCTTTCG CAAATATTATGGCGATTGGCATCCACTATTGGGTATGCTTCAtttgaaaattggaaaaattcaATTGTATAAAAGTCAGCTAACAGCGgcaataaacaatttaaaggaggcgcaaaaaatattacaagtaaCGCATGGTCTTGATCATAGCCTGATTCGTGATCAATTGCAACATATGCTAGCACAGGCCGTAACTGAAAGTGCATAA
- the Torsin gene encoding torsin-like protein produces MHFSQVLFIYLYVLAISFKDVHCFVDPVSLTIGAGVGLGALTGFGFLKDQTYCRLTECCNERSVPGHIYELREMIRKRLYGQHIVKQQLISALEAHFNPQMSSRKPLVMSFHGTPGTGKNFVADMIAEALYEKGSKSRFVHKYMGRLEFSVEKNIKSYNERIYNDVVMGITDCPRSLFIFDEVDKMPAGVFESLASLVDYNSLPNKLDGSKAIFIFLSNLAGVQISDQLAKMLKNGELRENIKLSSFEQILQKASYNLDGGFKKAGLIEQHVIDHYIPFLPLEKHHVQQCISAEFLKWGRTPQKQEIENMLKEVITYDRGHGLFSTSGCKTIEKKVATEVWIKKHHNEI; encoded by the exons ATGCATTTTTCACAagtattgtttatatatttatacgtttTGGCTATAAGTTTTAAAGATGTTCACTGTTTCGTTGACCCGGTATCTTTGACCATTGGAGCCGGTGTTGGTCTCGGCGCACTAACTGGATTTGGGTTTTTAAAAGATCAAACCTATTGCCGATTAACCGAGTGTTGCAATGAGCGGAGTGTACCGGGGCATATTTACG AACTCAGAGAGATGATACGTAAGCGATTGTATGGTCAACACATTGTTAAGCAGCAATTGATATCAGCGTTAGAGGCGCATTTCAATCCTCAAATGTCGTCACGAAAACCATTGGTTATGAGTTTTCACGGCACACCGGGAACTGGTAAAAATTTTGTAGCTGATATGATTGCAGAGGCCTTATATGAGAAGGGATCAAAAAGTCgttttgtacataaatatatgggaAGATTAGAGTTTTcggtggaaaaaaatattaaaagctatAAT GAACGTATTTATAACGATGTGGTAATGGGCATTACAGATTGTCCCcgttcattatttatttttgatgaaGTGGACAAAATGCCTGCCGGTGTTTTTGAATCGCTGGCATCCTTGGTGGACTATAATTCACTTCCTAACAAATTGGATGGCTCTAAAGCTATAttcatttttctttcaaatttagCTGGTGTACAAATATCTGATCAATTGGCAAAAATGTTAAAGAATGGTGAACTACGCGAAAATATTAAGTTAAGTTCATTCGAACAAATACTACAAAAAGCGTCTTACAACTTAGATGGTGGCTTTAAAAAAGCTGGTTTAATAGAGCAACATGTAATCGATCATTACATTCCATTTTTGCCACTTGAAAAGCATCATGTTCAGCAGTGCATATCAGCAGAATTTCTTAAATGGGGACGAACCCCCCAAAAGCAAGAGATAGA GAATATGCTTAAAGAAGTGATTACGTATGATCGCGGACATGGACTTTTTTCCACATCAGGTTGTAAAACCATAGAAAAGAAAGTAGCTACAGAAGTTTGGATTAAAAAACATCATAAtgaaatttga
- the mRpL30 gene encoding large ribosomal subunit protein uL30m — protein MDAQKLLQYATLLKQTFRAYGKHNKKFLYKDGKKYGKIIYYPMNPEQEDPPIEPAKLFRVQRVKPVKGNPFWEKRILKDLGLDGKQSDFTVVKNIPDVNAMLWKIKHLIKVTPIKFPYGEPTENDLKHTVLKENGECIVTKEIGPVVERLEAAEAFESDPKRLDTDLLKRDARMKWLNPW, from the exons atggatGCACAAAAACTTTTACAATACGCTACTTTATTAAAACAAACATTTCGAGCTTATGGCAAACACAATAAgaaattcttatataaagatGGCAAGAAATACGGCAAAATCATTTACTATCCAAT GAACCCTGAACAGGAAGACCCACCAATTGAACCCGCAAAACTTTTCCGTGTTCAACGTGTGAAACCCGTTAAGGGTAACCCCTTTTGGGAGAAGCGCATTTTAAAGGATCTTGGGCTTGATGGGAAACAGAGCGATTTCACGgtagtaaaaaatataccagATGTAAATGCTATGTTGTGGAAGATAAAGCATTTGATTAAAGTTACCCCCATCAAATTTCCTTATGGTGAACCAACAGAGAACGATCTTAAACACACCGTTCTCAAGGAAAATGGAGAATGTATTGTCACGAAGGAGATAGGTCCTGTTGTTGAACGTTTAGAAGCAGCTGAGGCATTTGAATCAGACCCCAAACGTTTAGATACAGATTTATTAAAACGTGATGCTCGCATGAAATGGCTGAACCCGtggtaa
- the pon gene encoding uncharacterized protein pon yields the protein MSQSIVQKRDENVFRTLKRKRKSEECLEHTADVTIDTNTCFTNSAFSSTPKKVVLRRRTQNPITNVVVQDTCLEVKSISDIIKRPVEKTDLTKIDGDALSQNPYEVQRKPPKKKKRESEIVEACFENPALNLELPEKQFNPYEVLRDVPTKQTNVVQPNCFVNAALNLRTQDVTATRNPFEIQRCQSVETTTSAVGVENTGLEDGQVVSTDLKISLPFKPTVGCRIDFTNIPIEELTPSKLLADKLVFSPVLLLPKRSLDSASEDSSMDIGKELDRYQLELENSINEAKMRKAIGPCTKSKTEDFSLNVYVEQKITFNQRLAEIAEEDEENYFNEEDVEIKNTLHDCIECESHIELIGKLQNELVERETCLVEELKVEDVAYASDSDDDEIDFKAPAPFVRAYQRAATTHVAGSKESLHSTDSNGSSDHKKSLNVRNLIRKSLRKLMHPTKHDNLFKNNTDKNKMLDNEIGENVKQHATAYKMIRNSLRRKTTVKPSNSAKAAPAAKAETSIIDNSERTMKLTAVISTNTEGERNHTLRHSLRRSTREIGQHLMKSVFHKNHEAYELGK from the exons ATGTCCCAATCCATAGTGCAGAAAAGAGATGAAAATGTATTTCGTACACTAAAACGCAAACGAAAATCTGAGGAATGTTTGGAACACACTGCAGATGTTACTATAGACACAAATACTTGCTTTACCAATTCGGCTTTCAGCTCTACGCCAAAAAAAGTAGTGCTACGCAGGCGTACACAAAACCCAATAACGAATGTTGTTGTGCAAGATACTTGCTTGGAAGTGAAATCAATTTCAGATATAATTAAACGTCCAGTTGAAAAGACAGATTTGACTAAAATCGATGGTGACGCACTTTCGCAAAATCCCTACGAAGTTCAACGCAAACCACCCAAGAAGAAAAAACGAGAATCCGAAATAGTAGAAGCATGCTTTGAAAATCCAGCATTGAACTTAGAGCTGcctgaaaaacaatttaatccATACGAA GTCTTACGTGATGTGCCCACAAAACAAACTAATGTTGTTCAACCTAATTGCTTTGTAAATGCAGCCTTAAATCTACGAACGCAGGATGTAACTGCAACTAGAAACCCATTTGAGATCCAACGTTGCCAAAGCGTTGAAACAACTACTTCTGCTGTGGGCGTTGAAAACACTGGCTTGGAAGATGGCCAAGTAGTTTCAACcgatttaaaaatatctttgcCTTTTAAGCCTACTGTGGGTTGTCGCATAGATTTCACTAATATACCTATAGAAGAGCTAACTCCTAGCAAGCTGCTGGCAGATAAACTCGTATTTTCTCCCGTCTTATTGTTGCCAAAACGTTCATTGGATTCCGCAAGTGAGGATAGTAGTATGGATATAGGCAAAGAGTTAGATCGCTATCAGCTCGAGCTAGAGAATAGTATTAATGAGGCAAAAATGCGCAAGGCAATTGGACCATGTACGAAATCGAAAACGGaagatttttctttaaatgtgtACGTCGAACAAAAAATCACATTCAATCAAAGATTGGCCGAAATAGCCGAAGAAgatgaagaaaattattttaatgaagaaGATGTGGAAATAAAGAATACTTTGCATGATTGTATTGAATGTGAATCTCATATTGAATTGATTGGTAAATTACAAAATGAACTAGTCGAAAGAGAAACATGCCTGGTCGAGGAATTAAAGGTCGAAGATGTTGCATATGCCTCTGACTCGGATGACGACGAAATCGACTTCAAGGCACCAGCACCATTTGTGCGTGCATATCAACGCGCAGCAACAACACATGTCGCTGGTAGCAAAGAGTCGTTGCACTCCACCGATTCAAACGGCTCAAGCGATCATAAGAAATCGCTGAATGTACGTAATTTAATACGTAAATCTTTACGAAAACTAATGCATCCAACTAAACATGATAATTTGTTTAAGAATAATACTGATAAGAACAAAATGCTGGACAATGAAATAGGTGAAAATGTAAAGCAACATGCCACCGCATATAAAATGATACGAAATAGTTTAAGACGCAAAACAACCGTCAAACCTTCCAATTCTGCTAAGGCAGCGCCAGCTGCAAAAGCGGAAACATCCATAATCGATAACAGCGAACGCACAATGAAACTAACTGCCGTGATTTCAACGAATACCGAAGGCGAGCGAAACCACACATTGCGTCACAGCTTGCGACGATCGACACGCGAAATTGGGCAACACTTGATGAAATCTGTGTTTCACAAAAATCACGAAGCCTATGAACTAGGCAAGTGA